From the Sphingobacteruim zhuxiongii genome, the window ACGTTTTCCAGATGCAGAAAGTCTCGCGGCGAGTTCAGTTGACGAGGTATTTACATACATTCGATCTGTAAGCTATCCCAACAATAAAGCAAAACACTTAGTCGGCATGGGACAGAAACTATTGAACGAATTCAACGGCATAGTTCCTGAAAAAATTGAAGATCTGGTGAAACTACCTGGCGTTGGGCGCAAAACAGCCAATGTTATTTCCTCTGTAGTTTATCATAATCCGGCAATGGCAGTCGATACACACGTGTTTCGCGTCAGCAACAGATTAGGTTTAACATCGCGAGCGACAACTCCCCTTGCGGTAGAGAAACAACTCGTTAAATATCTTCCAAAAGAAACGATAGCTATCGCGCATCATTGGCTGATATTACATGGACGTTACATCTGTCTCGCAAGGAAGCCGAAATGTGAGCAATGTCCGATTACCTATTTCTGTAAATACTTTGAGAAAACCCATCAAGTAAAAGCGGTGAGCAAGACTTTGAAACAAGAAATCGAACTATAATTTACTTGATCGATTCGCTCAAATATCACACTAAATAAATTAAACTAATTTTTTTAGTAAATAATTTTGATTTATTCCAACATTATATTATTTTTGATCTCGATATACTAAAAATATGAGCAATACAGACAAATTAAAAGCATTACAGCTTACTTTAGATAAATTAGAGAAATCGTACGGTAAAGGTACGATCATGAAATTAGGTGATACAGCTGTAGAACCTATTGAATCGATCTCTACAGGATCATTAGGATTAGATATCGCATTAGGTATTGGTGGAGTTCCAAAGGGACGTATTATTGAAATCTACGGTCCTGAATCATCTGGTAAAACTACTTTGGCGACGCATATTGTTGCCGAAGCACAGAAAAAAGGCGGTATTGCAGCAGTTATTGATGCTGAGCACGCCTTTGATAAATATTACGCTCAAAAATTAGGCGTCGATGTTGAAAATCTATTAATCTCTCAACCGGATAACGGTGAGCAAGCATTAGAGATCGCTGATAACTTAATCCGTTCCGGCGCGATTGATGTTATCGTAATTGACTCGGTTGCAGCTTTAGTTCCAAAAGGAGAAATTGAAGGTGAGATGGGCGAATCGAAAATGGGATTACAAGCTCGTTTGATGTCTCAAGCGCTACGTAAATTGACAGGTACTATTTCTAAAACAAACTGTTGTTGTATTTTTATCAATCAATTGCGTGAGAAAATTGGCGTTATGTTTGGTAACCCAGAAACGACAACAGGTGGTAATGCTTTAAAGTTCTACGCTTCTGTTCGTTTAGATATCCGTCGTACCTCACAAATTAAAGATGCTGATGAAGTAGCAGGTAACCGCGTTAAAGTAAAAATCGTGAAGAACAAAGTAGCTCCTCCTTTCCGTATTGCTGAATTTGATATTATGTTTGGTGAAGGTATTTCTAAGGTGGGTGAAATTATCGACTTAGGTGTAGAATACGGCATCGTGAAGAAATCAGGATCTTGGTTTAGCTATGGCGACACGAAATTAGGTCAAGGTCGTGATGCTGTGAAATCATTATTGCTTGACAATCCTGATTTATCAGATGAGTTAGAAGCAAAAATTAGAGCCGAAGTAACTGGTCAAAATTTGGATGAGACCATCTTACACGAAGACAAATAAGCTTTTTTATTACAATCAAATTCACTCTAGGTTTCAAAAAATGGGAAATATGCAGCAGTTATCTATGATAACTGCTGTTTTTTTTATACGAACTCTCTAAAAAAGAGAAAGGAGGCCAAAGGCCTCCTTCTCTATATTATGCAATTAGGAGTATTGTTATTCCTCGGATAAGAAAGGATATCTGTAATCCGTATCCGGGTTAAAAGTCTCTTTAATAGTTCTTGGAGAAACCCAACGCAATAAATTGATCATCGATCCAGCTTTATCGTTTGTACCAGAGCCTCTAGCTCCGCCAAATGGTTGTTGTCCGACAACTGCACCAGTACACTTATCATTGATATAGAAGTTACCTGCTGCATTACGTAAATAATGCGTTGCTTCTTCTACAGCATAACGATCTTGTGCAATAATAGACCCTGTCAATGCATAGATAGACGTTTCATCAACAAGCTTCAACGTTTCCTTCCATTTTTTATCATCATAAACATAGATGGTCAACACTGGGCCAAATAATTCTTCAGATAAAGTTTCATAATCTCCAGTTTTTGCTAGAATAACTGTCGGGTTAATGAAATAACCTTTAGATTTATCATACTCTCCACCGATAACAACTTCTGCATCTTTTGATTCTTTCGCTCTGTCGATATATTTTGTAATCTTATCAAACGATTTCTCGTCAATTACAGCATTGATAAAGTTGCTGAAATCTTCAGTTCCACCAATCTTGAAAGATTTAATATCTCTCTCCATTGATTTCTTCAATTCGCCCCACAATGATTTCGGTACATAAGCGCGAGAAGCAGCTGAACATTTTTGTCCTTGAAACTCAAATGCACCTCTAACAAGTGCTGTATTTAATACCTGCAAATCAGCTGAAGGGTGTGCAAGGATAAAGTCCTTTCCACCAGTTTCACCAACTATACGAGGGTAAGTTTTATATACATGGATATTTTCTCCAATAGTTTTCCAAATATCTTGGAATACGCCAGTAGAACCGGTAAAGTGAATACCCGCAAAATCTGGATGTTTGAAGATTACATCTCCAGCCTCAGGACCAGAAACATAAACTAAGTTGATAACACCATCAGGAACTCCAGCTTCTTTGAAGATTTGCATAAGCACATTCGCAGAATAGATTTGAGTGTTTGAAGGCTTCCAAACAACTACATTCCCCATCATTGCGGCACTTGTAGGTAAGTTACCTGCAATCGCTGTGAAGTTAAATGGAGTTAACGCGAAAACAAAACCTTCTAGAGGGCGTTGTTCCACACGATTCCATACGTTTTTCGGACTTATTGGAGGCTGTTGTTGATAGATCTCCGACATATATTTTACGTTGAAACGTAAAAAATCTGCGATTTCACATGCTGAGTCAATTTCCGCTTGGTAGGCATTTTTAGATTGGCCTAACATCGTAGCGGCATTCAATTTATAACGATATTTACTAGAAATTAACTCTGCAGCTTTCAAGAAAATTGCAGCACGTTGTTCCCATGGTAAGTTCTCCCAATCAGCTTTTGCAGCCAGTGCTGCATCAATTGCTTGCTTAACATGCTCCTTAGAACCTTGACTATAATAACCAAGAACATGTTTGTGATCATGTGGAGGAGTTAGTTTTGCTTTTTTAGCCGTATGAACTTCTTCAGATCCGATATACATAGGAACATCAATTTCTATTGCTCTTGCAGCAGCGATAGCTTCTTTTAACAAGCTTCTTTCTTTAGTTCCTGGCGCATAACTATAAACTGGCTCGTTTGTAGGCGTAGGAACATTAAAAAATCCTTTTAACATATTATATCTATTTTAAATTGACCAGACTGTTGAATGACATGTTTTTGATCATCTTAGACATGACTAGATCGTCTAGCGTTAATTACTTAGTGAACTGACTAAACAAATATGTAGCGTAAATTGTTTAGCAGCGTCGCTCATTAGTTAAGTGAAACATTCTGAACGTTTTCCAATACGAAATTACTAATTATTAGCGCTTGAAATAAAACCTATCTAAGTCGATTATAAACGTATATTGTCCGAGTTATAGGGATATAACCGCCACTTTTTAATAAAATGAGAATAGAACCAGCAATTTTAGCAAAGTCCATCAAATATTTGCCAATAAAAAAAACGGATAGCTTAAGTCGCTATCCGTTTTCTAAATTATATGTGCTTTAAATTACTTTGCAGCGCTATAACGTTCAGCAACTGCATCCCAGTTAATCACATTGAAAATTGCATCAAGGTATGCTGGGCGCTTATTTTGGTATTTTAAATAATACGCATGTTCCCATACATCAATACCTAAGATCGGTGTTCCTTTTACTTCAGCAACATCCATAAGTGGGTTATCTTGATTTGGAGTTGAAGTAACTGCTAATTTACCATCGGCAGTAACGATTAACCAAGACCATCCTGACCCGAAACGAGTAGCACCAGCTTCTTGCAATTTCTTCTTAAGCTCATCAAATGAACCAAAAGTATCATTAATTGCAGTCGCTAATTCGCCAGTAGGTTCACCACCTTTGTTAGGTCCTAAAACAGTCCAAAACAATTGGTGATTGAAGTGACCTCCACCATTATTGCGTACTGCTGCAGGATATTTGCTAATATTTTTGATAATGTCTTCTAGAGAAGCATTCTCAGCATCAGTACCGGCAATAGCTTTGTTCAAATTGTCTACGTAAGCTTGATGATGGCGATCGTGGTGAATCTCCATTGTATCTTTGTCAATATGTGGTTCTAATGCGTCTGCTGCGTATGGTAACGCCTCTAATTGAAATGCCATAATTTTATTATTTAATGAATGTTATGTTGTTCTAAGTATTATACGAATATAAAACAAAAAGGTCGAAGTATAGTTTGATTATACCTTAATTTTCTAGGCAAAACTAGCGTTTATTACGAAAAAAAGACTTTATTAGATTTGCACACTCTTCTTCAAGCACCCCAGATTGCACGATAGTCTTCGGGTGAATGATTTTATCATGAATACTAGCATATCCACGTTTTTCATCTCGAGCTCCATAAACAATTCGGCTAATCTGCGTCCAATAGGATGCGCCAGCGCACATTACACAGGGCTCAACAGTTACATATAAGGTGCAATCTTTCAAATACTTGCCGCCTAAGAAATTAGCTGCGGCAGTAAATGCCTGCATTTCCGCATGTGCAGTCACATCGTTCAGTCGCTCAGTCAAATTGTAGCCTTTTCCAATAATTTTCCCGCCGGCAACAATAATAGCACCAATTGGAACCTCTTGTTCATCGTAGGCTTGATGGGCTAATTTCAACGCCTCACGCATATATAACTCATCTGAATTTGCTGGGCTTAAATTCAGATCCTCTTCAAAATTATAAACTCTCATTATTTTAGTTTGGAACCATTGGGGACATGACGTTCAACCGTCGTCAAGATAATATCGCCGTTTGCATCTTCAAATCCAGTGACTAAGCACTCTGACATAAAATTAGCGATTTGCTTTCTCGGAAAATTAACAACTGCAACGACTTGCTTACCGACTAAATCAGACTTCGAATAGTGGACTGTAATTTGGGCACTGGATTTCAATACACCGAGTTCATCGCCAAAATCAATTGTTAATTGATAGGCAGGGCGTCTTGCTTTCGGAAAATCCTCTACGGCTAATACAGTCCCTACACGCAAATCAACTTTCTCAAAATCTCCCCAACTAATCAACTCCTCAACCATGTTACAAACTATTAGAGCTTAGATCGGACATTTCTTTAGATAACGTAAAAAGTACATAATCTACATTACGATGAAGTCTCTTCGCCAATCGCTGTAGTAATTCATCTTCCTGCCCTTCATGAAAGGTTAAATCCTCATCCGTTAAACGGTTGTATTTGCGTTGTAATTTTAGCTTTAAAACAGGCCAATCTTGTGCTTGAATCTTGAAATTAATCATGGATATATGCGCTTTATGGATAAAAAATTCTACTTTAGTGAATAGAAACAGTAAATATATAAATTTTTAACATGAAAAAAATTATACTAGCATTTGCTGCACTATTTCTAATGGTGCAAGCTTCACAAGCACAGTTATTACCAAGTTTCAAACTCGGAGTAAAAGGTGCATTAAACTTTTCCAGCTTAAAATCGGAAGGCAAATGGTTAAACTCAGACACTAAAACTGGTTATCAATTAGGTGTTTGGGGCCGTGTTGGAATCGCTGGCTTCCATGTGCAGCCGGAATTATATTATTCACAAAAAACAGCTGGTTTTGATCCAGAAAGTGAATCTGAAAATGGAGAGGTAACATTAAAGAGCATGGACCTTCCTATCCTATTAGGAACAAGAATTGGTTTAGGCCCATTAGGTGTACGTCTTCAAGCGGGTCCTGTATTCTCTTTTGCGCAAGATGGTAAAGTTGATTTGAAATCAGCTACTGATTTTGAAAACTATAAAAAATCATCCACTGGAATTATTGGTGGTATCGGTGCAGATATTCGCAACATCACGATTGATTTGCGTTATGAACATGGTTTAAACAATGTTAGTACGAAGAGCGACCAAAATCAAAAGATCAGCATGTGGTCTATTGGTGTAGGTTATGCGTTCCTATAACAGCAACAATATGAAAAGATTAGGCTCGATTGAATAACATTCGAGCCTTTCTTTTTTACAATTAGATTAGAAACGTTCTAAATTAGTCCTTTTTTGAACATAATTCTCATAAAATTGTCACCAAATAGATAGATTTGCGGAACTAAATTAAATTCATAGTAATAATGAGTAAATCAAAGCCAGTATTAACATCTTCACTAGGGAAGAAACTAATCATGAGCTTGACAGGATTGTTCTTATGTGCCTTCTTGATTGTTCATTTGATTGGTAATTTACAGCTCTTTAAAGATGATGCGGGGTATGCGTTCAACAACTACGCCTATTTCATGACCCATTTTACACCTATTAAGGTCGTATCTTACTTACTTTACGCTTCTATCATTATCCATGCCGTTTATGCTTTAGTATTAAGTACTAAAAATAAAGCAGCAAGACCTATTGGTTACAACCAATATGATGGGAAAGCAAGTAGCGCGTGGAATTCACGTAACATGGGGATTTTAGGTACTGTATTATTAGTTTTCATTGTCACACACATGCAAAACTTCTGGTATCAGTACAAGTTTGGTTCTACTCCTTACGTAGAATACCATACTGAACTAGCAACAGGAAACCAAGAAATCATCTCTCTAGATGAAATTCCTGCTGATTACGACGGGTATAAACTAATTGAGAGTAACGGTATTGAAACTGTTAAATCAAAAGATTTATACAGACAAGTTTCCGTAGCATTTCAAAATCCTTTGTTAGTAGGATTGTACCTATTAGGTATGGCAGCATTGTCATTCCACCTAATTCATGGTTTCCAATCAGCTTTCCAAACTGTTGGTTTTAATCACAGACGTTATGTAGGTATCGTTCGATGGATTGGAATTTGGATATTCGGTATCATTATTCCGATTGCCTTCGCTGCAATGCCGTTGTATTTTTATTTTGTTAAATAGGTTATTTACAGATTAAAGCGTCAGCTAAATCTACTAAATAAAAAAAGGATATGTTAGATTCAAAAGTACCTGCGGGCCCACTGGCCCTTAAATGGTCAAAACATAAATTTGATATGAAGCTGGTTAACCCAGCCAACAAACGTAAATTCACAGTTATCGTTGTTGGTACAGGTCTAGCCGGTGCATCTGCCGCAGCATCCCTAGCAGAATTAGGTTACAATGTAAAAACTTTCTGTTATCAAGATTCTCCACGTCGTGCGCACTCTATCGCTGCACAAGGGGGTATCAATGCTGCAAAAAACTATCAAAACGACGGTGACTCAGTATACCGTTTATTTTACGACACCATTAAAGGTGGTGACTACCGTGCTCGTGAGGCAAACGTTTACCGTTTAGCTGAAGTATCGGTAAATATTATCGATCAATGTGTTGCTCAAGGTGTTCCATTTGCTCGTGAATATGGAGGTTTATTGGATAACCGCTCTTTCGGTGGTGCTCAAGTATCTCGTACGTTCTACGCACGTGGTCAAACTGGACAACAATTATTATTAGGTGCTTATTCTGCACTTAATCGTCAAATTCAAAAAGGAAAAGTACAATCCTATACGCGTCATGAAATGCTAGATATCGTGAAGATTGACGGCGAAGCACGCGGTATTATTACACGTGACTTAGTATCAGGTAAAGTTGAAGCACATGAAGGACACGCTGTATTATTGTGTACAGGTGGATACGGAAACGTGTTTTTCTTATCTACTAACGCAATGGGATGTAATGTAACGGCAGCATGGAGAGCACACAAACGTGGTGCATTCTTTGCGAACCCTTGTTATACTCAAATCCACCCTACTTGTATCCCAGTTACTGGTGACCACCAATCAAAATTAACTTTGATGTCGGAGTCATTACGTAATGACGGTCGTGTATGGGTTCCTAAAACTATTGAATTAGCAGAGAAATTACGTAAAGGCGAAATGAAGCCTAAAGACATCAAAGAAGATGATCGTGATTACTTCCTAGAAAGAAAATACCCATCATTCGGTAACTTAGTTCCTCGTGACGTTGCTTCGCGTAACGCAAAGGAAATGGTAGATGAAGGTCGTGGTGTTGGTAAATCAGGAGTTGCTGTATTCTTAGATTTCGCAGAAGCGATTCAACGTTTAGGAAAAGATACAGTAGAAGCGAAATACGGTAACTTGTTCGATATGTATTATCAGATTACTGATGAGAACCCATATGAGCAACCAATGCGTATATATCCAGCAGTTCACTACACAATGGGTGGTGTATGGGTTGATTACAACTTGATGACTACTGTACCTGGCTTATACTGTTTAGGTGAGGCAAACTTCTCTGATCACGGTGCTAACCGTCTTGGTGCATCTGCATTAATGCAAGGTCTTTCTGATGGTTACTTCGTAATTCCATTCACTGTTGGAGATTACTTAGCAAAAATCGGAAACTTTAAACCTGTTGACAAAAACCATCCTGCTTTCGAGGAAACTCGCAAAGAAGTAGAAGGAAAGATCAACAAGTTATTATCTTTAAGAGGTTCTAAAACTGTCGATGATATCCACAAAAAGTTAGGTCACATTATGTGGGAATACTGTGGTATGGCTCGTACAGCAGAAGGCTTGACAAAAGCAAAAGGCTTAATTCAAGAATTACGTAAGGAATTCTGGTCGGACGCTTGTGTATTAGGCGAGAATGAAGAACTTAACATGTCATTAGAAAAAGCAGGTCGTGTTGCTGACTTCCTAGAATTAGGGGAGTTAATGGTAGATGATGCTTTAAATCGTAATGAATCATGTGGAGGTCACTTCCGTCTGGAATCGCAAACTGAAGAAGGAGAAGCAAAACGTGATGACGATCATTATGCATACGTAGCTGCTTGGGAATACAATGGTGATAACCAACCAGAGACTCTACACAAAGAAGAGTTAGTATTCGAAAACGTGAAGTTAACACAAAGAAGTTATAAATAACAGAAGGCTAGCAATAGCCTTTTGATACTCAATATTACAATTATGAGTGGACATATGAATTTAACGCTAAAAGTTTGGCGTCAAAAAAATATAAACGACAAGGGACAATTCGTGACTTATCAAGCAAAGGATATTGCTGACGATATGTCGTTCCTTGAAATGCTTGATGTCGTAAATGAAGATTTAACTCGTAAAGGTGAAGATCCAATTTACTTCGATCACGATTGCCGTGAAGGTATCTGTGGTATGTGTTCATTAGTTATCAATGGTCGCCCCCACGGTCCTAAATATGGTATTACTACGTGTCAATTACACATGCGTTCATTCCATGATGGTCAAACGATCGTTATTGAACCATGGCGTGCATCCGCTTTCCCTGTATTGAAGGATTTAGCGGTAGATAGAACTGCATTTGACCGTATTCAACAAGCTGGTGGATATGTAAATATCAACACTGGTGGTGTTCCTGATGCGAATACAATTCCTATTCCAAAACGCGTTGCTGATGAGGCTTTCGAATCGGCTACATGTATCGGTTGTGGAGCATGTGTGGCAGCATGTAAAAATGCTTCTGCGATGTTATTCGTTTCTGCGAAGATCTCTCAATTTGCATTACTTCCACAAGGTCAAACAGAGCGTTACGAACGTGCGCAAGCAATGGTTGATCAAATGGATGCAGAAGGTTTCGGTAACTGTACAAATACAGGAGCTTGTGAAGCTGAATGTCCTAAAGGAATTAAATTGACAAATATTGCTAGAATGAATCGTGAATACTTTACTGCGAAATTCTTCCGTCAAGAAGATATCCACGCATAAGGAATCATCAATCTTAATAAAGTCCTCGCAAAGTTTATTTGCGAGGACTTTTTTTTTATATTTACTGTTAATAATCAAATTTTTTAATGGGTAATAGGATACGAATTCTTCTACTGATTCTAACAGTTTTATTCTTAACGACGGCAATTACGATAAATAATATCGTCACTAAAGAAGATATGTTAGAATTGGATACGCGTACCTTGTCCAATAATCTACATAAATCGGAGCATCTGGTCGATGAGTATTTTGCAGACTCTGCAATGATGAAGGCCTTTCAAAATGTAGAGCTCTACCCTACTCAAGTACTTGATGTCACAAAAAAGATCGGAGCAAAAGACCGTATCTTCTTCTTTGTGTACAAAAATCATCAACCAATCTTCTGGAGTACCAATCTTTTCGTCCCGGTAAATGACTTAGGTTTTCAGTCCGACGTTAATTATATAAAAGAAGATAATCGGCATCTAGTCGTAAAGAAGAAAGCATTATCGAATAACAGCTCTTTATTAGCCATTATACCTATTAAGGCTGATTTTCCATTTACAAACCAATATCTGGAAAATATATTCAATGTAACATTACTATCCTCGGAAAACTTATCAATAGCAAATTATACGGATACTGAGAATATCAAAAACATCTACAGCAATAACGGGTCATATCTATTTTCGGTCAAGCTAAGTGAAGGGAAACACGACAATATTTTCATAAATATTCAATTCCTATGCTGGATATTTGCCTCACTCTGCTTCCTGATATTTGTACATAACATTTGCTATATGACAGCGAAGAATGGCAGGCCATGGCCGTCCATTGCTTTCTTCGCCCTCATACTTGTGCTAACCCGGTATGTTGATTTAAAAACAAATTGGTTAGCCGCTCAATCCAGTTTGGGGCTATTTAATCCAAAATATTACGCTTTTAGCCCAATCCTTCCAAATCTATGGGCATTCCTAATGACCACTTTCTTTGTTGTATGGTTTGTGTTCTATCTCCGATCGGTGATCGGTTTCCTCAAGTTTCCGGAAAGTTGGACGAAAACTAGTGTAGCAACTCTTGTATCATTAGGAGCGATATTGAGTATCTACTTTGTTAGTAACCTTTTATTTTACCACCTATCAACGCTAATAACCAATAGTTCTCAAGTTAGTCTTGATTTCACGCAACTACTATCATTCGACACGTATAGCTGGATTAATACCTTGATCTTCTGTATCAACATGGTTATCCTGCTCTATTTCATTGACACCATTGTCGGAGTTCTCAAAAATATATTACCTAATTCGACCTCATTCCTTAATCTTCAATTAATAGCCCTCGTTTCTGCAATTATCCTAAACGCTATTATTGTTGGAGAAAACACCTTCTTTAATATTTTTCTGGCTGGTGTAATTATGCTTCGTGCCTATAGCAATATGCGCATAAGCCTAAATTTCCCAACATTTGTATTGACACTTGTTTTTCTCGCGTTTATGGCGACGTCGGTTTATATGCGTAGTATTCATGATAAAGTGGAGCAAGAAATGAAAGTCACGCTTGGACAACTGGAAGCCGAAGACGACTTCAATGCACTCGCTCTCTTTGAAGATCTCGAGAAAGACATACTTAAAGACAAGCAACTTACCCAGCTATTTGCGATTAGTCTTCCGAATACGCAAACCGATATTATTAATCAATATCTAAAAACACATTATTTTAGTGGATACCTTTCTAAATTCGAATTCAACAGCTATTATTTCTTTGACCAGAAACCGTTAGAAAAATATAATGGTGACAAAATTGAAGAATATAGAGAAAAGGTAATTAACAACTCTACAAAAGTTCCTCAGACCGAAAACTTTTACCGCGTAAGAAGCGATTTAGGAACACACGAATACTTCCTTCAAATCGAACTTCCTATTCTCTACAACGGCGAAGAAAAGCAAGTACAGATTTATTTAAACCTAAAGAATAAAGCGTTTAATGCATCTTTAAACTATCCTGTTATTCTCGCGGACAGCCGTTCAGAGTTTATTAATAAACATAAGCAGCAAGCATCTTCTTTTGCACTCTATCGAGATGGCTATCTCGTTACCCAAAATGGATCTTTTACCTATCCAAATAGAGATGATAACTTTGCTAGTAAGATCGGACAATACAGTAACAATGAGAATTACAACGGATATTTTCATGTTATATATCGACCAGATAACCATACAAGCCTGGTTGTCAGCACGCCACAATTAAACTTTTGGCAGTCAATCGCTATTTTCTCATTCCTATTTTTAAGCTTGTATACCTTCTTTTTGGTATTCAACTTCCTCCGCTATTTTGCGAGTACAGTAACACGTCGCTCGTTTAATTTTACGAGTATTAAATATCACTTTAAGCTCTTAGTAAACCGAGTTCAATACAGTACACGAATTCAAACCATGATTATTGGAGTTGTTATCTTTGGTATTGTAGTCTCCGGATTAATCACATTTGTTAGTATTAGCTATCAATTAGAGAAAGATTCTATAGAACGACGTCAAAAGTACATTTTGGATGTTGTTAATAAGATCGAAGGATTGATGGAAGAATCTCCAAACTTAGATGAGAATCAATTCGACAATATACTTCAAAAACTATCCGAAACATCGGTCACCGATTTCAACCTATACGATAAGAACGGAAAACTACGGTTTACTTCTCAGCCTCGAATTTATGATATGGAGATAATCTCCACATACATCAATCCAACCGCCTTTAACAACTTAAATATTTTGAAGAAGACTGACTTGTTCTTAAAAGAGAAACTAGTCAGATTCGAATATAACTCGAGTTTTGCGGCAATCCGTAATAACGACTATAACACCGTACTATTTTTAAATATCCCCTACTTCACGACAGCGGAGCAAGAAAGTGCTAGCCAAAACTTGTTGTTAAATACCTTATTGAATATATATACCATAATTATCTTAGCATTTGGGTTCTTTACCGTATTAGTAGCCAACTCGATTACTAAACCGCTAAATCTAATTGGTAGAAAATTATCGGAGACAATCTTCAGCAATAAACCCAACGAACCACTATATTGGGAGAGAGACGATGAAATCGGAGCTCTTATTAAAGAGTATAATTATATGATCGTCAAATTAGAAGATAATGCGAAGCAATTGATGAATGCTGAACGGGAGTATGCATGGCGAGAGATGGCAAAACAAATCGCTCATGAAATTAAAAACCCGTTAACACCGATGAAGCTTGGTATTCAACAACTTTCTCGAAGTTACAGGGAGGGCGATCCGCGCTTTGAAGAACGATTCTACAAATTTTCGAACTCCTTTATTGAACAAATTAATAGCTTATCGAAGATTGCAACGGAATTCTCAAACTTCGCTAAGCTTCCTGATACCAACTTGGCAAAGATCAACATCATTGAAAAGATCAACAAGTCCGCAAATGTATATCACAATACACATAACACATATATCAAAGTAATCAATAATACCGACCAGGTAAACATCTATGTCTTGGGCGATAAAGATCAGTTGTTGAGAACCTTTAACAACCTGCTAAAAAACTCTATTGAAGCCTCTATTACGCGTAAAAAACACCTGATTAGCGTATTGGTAGATTATGCAGACGAGAAACACGTTCGAATACTTTTAAAAGATAACGGATTGGGTATTCCAAGCGATGTGATACCGAAAATCTTCCAACCGAACTTTACCACCAAAAGTTCAGGAACAGGTCTAGGATTAGCCTTTGTTAAGAAAACTGTAGAATCAATGAAAGGCGATATTACTTTCAGCACTTTTGAAGGAATCGGAACAACATTTACGATTATACTTCCTCTTTACAATGAGGACATGCTTGACGCATAATATTATTCCTCTTCTCGACTAAATCCTATTTAAAAGATAGCAAATCGTAGCGCCTATTGTTTAAGCACAAAACGCCACTGTAAGGCATTGCATTTGCAAC encodes:
- a CDS encoding porin family protein; its protein translation is MKKIILAFAALFLMVQASQAQLLPSFKLGVKGALNFSSLKSEGKWLNSDTKTGYQLGVWGRVGIAGFHVQPELYYSQKTAGFDPESESENGEVTLKSMDLPILLGTRIGLGPLGVRLQAGPVFSFAQDGKVDLKSATDFENYKKSSTGIIGGIGADIRNITIDLRYEHGLNNVSTKSDQNQKISMWSIGVGYAFL
- a CDS encoding succinate dehydrogenase cytochrome b subunit gives rise to the protein MSKSKPVLTSSLGKKLIMSLTGLFLCAFLIVHLIGNLQLFKDDAGYAFNNYAYFMTHFTPIKVVSYLLYASIIIHAVYALVLSTKNKAARPIGYNQYDGKASSAWNSRNMGILGTVLLVFIVTHMQNFWYQYKFGSTPYVEYHTELATGNQEIISLDEIPADYDGYKLIESNGIETVKSKDLYRQVSVAFQNPLLVGLYLLGMAALSFHLIHGFQSAFQTVGFNHRRYVGIVRWIGIWIFGIIIPIAFAAMPLYFYFVK
- a CDS encoding fumarate reductase/succinate dehydrogenase flavoprotein subunit, with amino-acid sequence MLDSKVPAGPLALKWSKHKFDMKLVNPANKRKFTVIVVGTGLAGASAAASLAELGYNVKTFCYQDSPRRAHSIAAQGGINAAKNYQNDGDSVYRLFYDTIKGGDYRAREANVYRLAEVSVNIIDQCVAQGVPFAREYGGLLDNRSFGGAQVSRTFYARGQTGQQLLLGAYSALNRQIQKGKVQSYTRHEMLDIVKIDGEARGIITRDLVSGKVEAHEGHAVLLCTGGYGNVFFLSTNAMGCNVTAAWRAHKRGAFFANPCYTQIHPTCIPVTGDHQSKLTLMSESLRNDGRVWVPKTIELAEKLRKGEMKPKDIKEDDRDYFLERKYPSFGNLVPRDVASRNAKEMVDEGRGVGKSGVAVFLDFAEAIQRLGKDTVEAKYGNLFDMYYQITDENPYEQPMRIYPAVHYTMGGVWVDYNLMTTVPGLYCLGEANFSDHGANRLGASALMQGLSDGYFVIPFTVGDYLAKIGNFKPVDKNHPAFEETRKEVEGKINKLLSLRGSKTVDDIHKKLGHIMWEYCGMARTAEGLTKAKGLIQELRKEFWSDACVLGENEELNMSLEKAGRVADFLELGELMVDDALNRNESCGGHFRLESQTEEGEAKRDDDHYAYVAAWEYNGDNQPETLHKEELVFENVKLTQRSYK
- a CDS encoding succinate dehydrogenase/fumarate reductase iron-sulfur subunit; the encoded protein is MSGHMNLTLKVWRQKNINDKGQFVTYQAKDIADDMSFLEMLDVVNEDLTRKGEDPIYFDHDCREGICGMCSLVINGRPHGPKYGITTCQLHMRSFHDGQTIVIEPWRASAFPVLKDLAVDRTAFDRIQQAGGYVNINTGGVPDANTIPIPKRVADEAFESATCIGCGACVAACKNASAMLFVSAKISQFALLPQGQTERYERAQAMVDQMDAEGFGNCTNTGACEAECPKGIKLTNIARMNREYFTAKFFRQEDIHA